From one Streptomyces sp. ICC1 genomic stretch:
- the ctaD gene encoding cytochrome c oxidase subunit I, producing the protein MSILNESQGAAADSYENELPVRRKQPGNVVVKWMTTTDHKTIGTMYLITSFVFFIIGGIMALFMRAELARPGTQIMSNEQFNQAFTMHGTIMLLMFATPLFAGFANWIMPLQIGAPDVAFPRLNMFAYWLYLFGSTIAVAGFVTPSGAADFGWFAYSPLSDAVRSPGIGADMWIMGLAFSGFGTILGSVNFITTIICMRAPGMTMFRMPIFTWNVLLTGVLVLLAFPVLAAALFALEADRKFGAHIFDPANGGALLWQHLFWFFGHPEVYIIALPFFGIISEVIPVFSRKPMFGYIGLIAATISIAGLSVTVWAHHMYVTGGVLLPFFSFMTFLIAVPTGVKFFNWIGTMWKGSLSFETPMLWAVGFLITFTFGGLTGVILASPPMDFHVSDSYFVVAHFHYVIFGTVVFAMFSGFHFWWPKFTGKMLDERLGKITFWTLFVGFHGTFLVQHWLGVEGMPRRYADYLAADGFTALNTISTISSFLLGLSMLPFMYNVWKTAKYGKKIEVDDPWGYGRSLEWATSCPPPRHNFLTLPRIRSESPAFDLHHPEIAALDHLADHDAGTKAVTGGKEAGK; encoded by the coding sequence GTGAGCATCCTCAACGAATCCCAGGGTGCCGCCGCCGACTCGTATGAGAACGAGCTGCCGGTACGGCGCAAGCAGCCGGGCAATGTCGTCGTGAAGTGGATGACCACGACCGACCACAAGACCATCGGCACGATGTACCTGATCACGTCGTTCGTGTTCTTCATCATCGGCGGGATCATGGCGCTCTTCATGCGCGCCGAGCTGGCCCGTCCGGGCACGCAGATCATGTCGAACGAGCAGTTCAACCAGGCGTTCACCATGCATGGCACGATCATGCTGCTGATGTTCGCCACCCCGCTCTTCGCGGGCTTCGCGAACTGGATCATGCCGCTGCAGATCGGCGCGCCCGACGTGGCGTTCCCGCGGCTGAACATGTTCGCGTACTGGCTGTACCTCTTCGGCTCGACCATCGCGGTGGCCGGCTTCGTCACCCCCTCGGGTGCCGCCGACTTCGGCTGGTTCGCCTACTCCCCGCTGTCGGACGCGGTCCGCTCGCCGGGCATCGGCGCCGACATGTGGATCATGGGTCTGGCCTTCTCGGGCTTCGGCACGATCCTCGGCTCGGTCAACTTCATCACCACGATCATCTGCATGCGCGCCCCCGGCATGACGATGTTCCGCATGCCGATCTTCACCTGGAACGTGCTCCTGACCGGTGTCCTGGTCCTGCTCGCCTTCCCGGTGCTGGCCGCCGCGCTCTTCGCGCTGGAGGCCGACCGGAAGTTCGGTGCGCACATCTTCGACCCGGCCAATGGCGGCGCCTTGCTGTGGCAACACCTCTTCTGGTTCTTCGGACACCCAGAGGTGTACATCATCGCGCTGCCGTTCTTCGGCATCATCTCCGAGGTCATCCCGGTCTTCTCGCGCAAGCCGATGTTCGGTTACATCGGCCTGATCGCCGCGACGATCTCGATCGCCGGCCTCTCGGTGACGGTGTGGGCCCACCACATGTACGTCACCGGCGGTGTGCTGCTGCCGTTCTTCTCCTTCATGACCTTCCTGATCGCGGTACCGACCGGTGTGAAGTTCTTCAACTGGATCGGCACCATGTGGAAGGGCTCGCTGTCCTTCGAGACCCCGATGCTCTGGGCCGTCGGCTTCCTGATCACCTTCACCTTCGGTGGTCTGACCGGCGTCATCCTGGCCTCGCCCCCGATGGACTTCCACGTCTCCGACTCGTACTTCGTCGTCGCGCACTTCCACTACGTCATCTTCGGCACCGTGGTCTTCGCGATGTTCTCCGGCTTCCACTTCTGGTGGCCGAAGTTCACGGGCAAGATGCTGGACGAGCGCCTCGGCAAGATCACTTTCTGGACGCTGTTCGTCGGCTTCCACGGCACCTTCCTGGTGCAGCACTGGCTGGGTGTCGAGGGCATGCCGCGTCGTTACGCGGACTACCTCGCGGCCGACGGCTTCACCGCGCTGAACACGATCTCCACGATCAGCTCGTTCCTGCTGGGCCTGTCGATGCTGCCGTTCATGTACAACGTCTGGAAGACGGCGAAGTACGGCAAGAAGATCGAGGTCGACGACCCGTGGGGTTACGGCCGTTCGCTCGAGTGGGCGACGTCCTGCCCGCCGCCGCGGCACAACTTCCTCACCCTGCCGCGGATCCGTTCCGAGTCCCCGGCGTTCGACCTGCACCACCCGGAGATCGCGGCCCTCGACCACCTCGCGGACCACGACGCCGGCACCAAGGCAGTCACCGGCGGCAAGGAGGCCGGCAAGTGA
- a CDS encoding carbohydrate kinase family protein, with the protein MRIAVTGSIATDHLMTFPGRFADQLVADQLHTVSLSFLVDNLDVRRGGVGPNICFGMGQLGTRPVLVGAAGYDFDEYRAWLDRHGVDTASVRISEVLHTARFVCTTDSDHNQIGSFYTGAMSEARLIELKAVADRVGGLDLVLIGADDPEAMLRHTEECRTRGIPFAADFSQQIARMDGANIRTLMEGATYLFSNEYEKGLIESKSGWTDAEILAKVGTRVTTLGSNGVRIERVGHDPIVVGCPEETAKVDPTGVGDAFRAGFLTGLGWGVGLERAAQVGCMLATLVIETLGTQEYTLARAHFMERFTKAYGDSAAAEVQAHLAA; encoded by the coding sequence GTGCGCATCGCAGTCACCGGCTCCATCGCCACCGACCACCTCATGACCTTCCCCGGCCGCTTCGCCGACCAGCTGGTCGCGGACCAGCTGCACACGGTCTCCCTCTCCTTCCTCGTCGACAACCTCGACGTACGGCGGGGCGGCGTCGGCCCGAACATCTGCTTCGGCATGGGGCAGCTCGGCACCCGCCCGGTCCTCGTCGGCGCGGCCGGCTACGACTTCGACGAGTACCGCGCCTGGCTGGACCGGCACGGCGTCGACACCGCGTCGGTCCGGATCTCCGAGGTGCTGCACACCGCGCGCTTCGTGTGCACCACGGACTCCGACCACAACCAGATCGGCTCCTTCTACACGGGCGCGATGAGCGAGGCCCGCCTGATCGAGCTGAAGGCGGTCGCCGACCGGGTCGGGGGCCTGGACCTCGTCCTGATCGGCGCGGACGACCCCGAGGCGATGCTGCGCCACACGGAGGAGTGCCGCACGCGCGGCATCCCCTTCGCCGCGGACTTCTCGCAGCAGATCGCCCGCATGGACGGCGCGAACATCCGCACCCTGATGGAGGGCGCGACGTACCTCTTCTCGAACGAGTACGAGAAGGGCCTCATCGAGTCGAAGTCCGGCTGGACGGACGCGGAGATCCTCGCCAAGGTCGGCACCCGGGTCACCACGCTGGGCTCGAACGGCGTCCGGATCGAGCGGGTCGGCCACGACCCGATCGTCGTGGGCTGCCCGGAGGAGACCGCGAAGGTGGACCCGACGGGCGTCGGCGACGCGTTCCGCGCGGGCTTCCTGACCGGCCTGGGCTGGGGCGTCGGCCTGGAGCGCGCGGCGCAGGTCGGCTGCATGCTGGCCACGCTCGTCATCGAGACCCTGGGCACGCAGGAGTACACCCTGGCCCGGGCGCACTTCATGGAGCGCTTCACGAAGGCCTACGGGGACTCCGCCGCGGCGGAGGTCCAGGCGCACCTCGCCGCGTAG
- a CDS encoding cysteine desulfurase/sulfurtransferase TusA family protein — MPYFDTASAAPLHPVARQALQASLDEGWADPARLYREGRRARLLLDAAREAAAEAVGCRPDELSFTPSGTHAVHSGVAGVLAGRRRVGGHLVVSAVEHSSVLHAAEVHAAGGGTVDEVPVDRLGRVAAAGYGQLLGPSTALACLQSANHEVGTVQPVAEVAEVCAAAGVPLLVDAAQSLGWGPVPAGWSVLCASAHKWGGPPGVGLLAVRKGVRFSPQGPLDERESGRSPGFVNLPAVVAAAASLRAVRAEADAEAARLRVLVDRLRRRVARLVPDVEVAGHPDLRLPHLVTFSCLYVDGETLLHELDRAGYSVSSGSSCTSSTLTPSHVLRAMGVLSEGNVRVSLPPGTTAAEVNGFLEVLPGLVAGVRSRLGAVEEAPAAPDAQSLELDALGLRCPQPVIELARAIGRVPVGGTVTVLSDDEVARLDIPAWCSMRGQVYVGESARERGVAYTVRRAV; from the coding sequence ATGCCGTACTTCGACACCGCGTCCGCCGCCCCGCTGCACCCCGTGGCACGCCAGGCCCTCCAGGCCTCCCTTGACGAGGGCTGGGCCGATCCGGCCCGGCTGTACCGCGAAGGGCGGCGGGCCAGGCTGCTGCTGGACGCCGCGCGGGAGGCGGCGGCGGAAGCGGTGGGATGCCGCCCCGACGAGCTCTCGTTCACTCCTTCGGGGACGCACGCGGTTCACTCGGGCGTGGCGGGGGTGCTCGCGGGACGCCGGCGCGTCGGCGGGCATCTGGTCGTATCGGCGGTCGAACACAGTTCTGTACTGCACGCGGCGGAGGTTCACGCGGCGGGCGGCGGGACGGTCGACGAGGTCCCGGTGGACCGGCTCGGCCGGGTGGCCGCGGCCGGCTACGGGCAACTCCTGGGCCCGTCCACGGCGCTGGCCTGCCTCCAGTCGGCCAACCACGAGGTGGGCACGGTCCAGCCGGTGGCCGAGGTCGCCGAGGTCTGCGCCGCCGCCGGGGTCCCGCTGCTCGTGGACGCGGCGCAGTCGCTGGGGTGGGGGCCGGTTCCGGCGGGCTGGTCCGTCCTGTGCGCGAGCGCCCACAAATGGGGCGGCCCGCCCGGGGTGGGGCTGCTGGCGGTCCGCAAGGGTGTCCGGTTCTCGCCCCAAGGCCCGCTCGACGAAAGGGAGTCGGGGCGCTCCCCCGGCTTCGTCAACCTTCCGGCGGTCGTCGCGGCGGCCGCCTCCCTGCGGGCGGTGCGCGCCGAGGCGGACGCGGAGGCGGCCCGCCTGCGGGTGCTGGTGGACCGGTTGCGCCGGCGGGTCGCCCGCCTGGTGCCGGACGTGGAGGTGGCGGGCCACCCCGACCTGCGCCTCCCGCACCTGGTCACCTTCTCGTGCCTGTACGTCGACGGCGAGACGCTGCTCCACGAGTTGGACCGCGCGGGCTACTCCGTCTCCTCCGGCTCCTCGTGCACCAGCTCGACCCTGACCCCGTCCCACGTCCTGCGGGCGATGGGGGTGCTGTCGGAGGGGAACGTACGGGTGTCCCTGCCGCCCGGTACGACGGCGGCCGAGGTCAACGGCTTCCTGGAGGTCCTGCCGGGGCTCGTGGCGGGGGTCCGCAGCCGGCTCGGCGCCGTGGAGGAGGCGCCGGCCGCGCCGGACGCGCAGTCGCTGGAGCTGGACGCGCTCGGGCTGCGGTGCCCGCAGCCCGTCATCGAACTGGCGCGGGCGATCGGCCGGGTGCCGGTGGGGGGCACGGTGACGGTGCTGTCGGACGACGAGGTCGCCCGGCTGGACATCCCGGCGTGGTGTTCGATGCGGGGTCAGGTCTACGTGGGCGAGAGCGCCCGCGAGCGGGGCGTCGCGTACACGGTCCGTCGGGCGGTGTGA
- the coxB gene encoding cytochrome c oxidase subunit II yields MSPYGSDRSPRRPMRRKLLQALTAGAVLATATGCSYNWKSFPRLGMPTPVTEEAPRILSLWQGSWAAALITGILVWGLIMWSVIFHRRSRTKIEVPAQTRYNMPIEALYTVVPLIIVSVLFYFTARDESKLLSLSAKPDHTINVVGYQWSWGFNYVEDVDGDPATPKAGEVPKELASIPDRFTKDFPAGAEGVYTKGVPSDRNPETNNPGPTLWLPVGEKVRFILSSNDVIHSFWVVPFLFKQDVIPGHTNVFEVTPSQEGTFMGKCAELCGVDHSRMLFNVKVVSPEAYKAHLKELAEKGQTGYLPAGIQQTDPARNAEVNKL; encoded by the coding sequence GTGAGTCCCTACGGCTCCGACCGCTCGCCGCGGCGCCCGATGCGGCGGAAGCTGCTGCAGGCGCTGACTGCGGGCGCGGTTCTGGCGACCGCCACTGGTTGCTCGTACAACTGGAAAAGCTTCCCCCGCCTCGGAATGCCCACTCCGGTCACCGAGGAGGCGCCGCGCATCCTCTCCCTCTGGCAGGGCTCCTGGGCGGCCGCGCTGATCACGGGCATCCTGGTGTGGGGCCTGATCATGTGGTCCGTCATCTTCCACCGGCGCAGCCGGACGAAGATCGAGGTCCCCGCGCAGACCCGGTACAACATGCCCATCGAGGCGCTGTACACCGTGGTCCCGCTCATCATCGTCTCGGTGCTCTTCTACTTCACCGCGCGTGACGAGTCGAAGCTGCTCTCCCTCTCCGCCAAGCCGGACCACACGATCAACGTGGTCGGCTACCAGTGGAGCTGGGGCTTCAACTACGTCGAGGACGTCGACGGCGACCCGGCGACCCCGAAGGCGGGCGAGGTTCCGAAGGAACTCGCCTCCATCCCGGACCGCTTCACCAAGGACTTCCCCGCGGGCGCCGAAGGCGTCTACACCAAGGGCGTCCCCAGCGACCGGAACCCGGAGACCAACAACCCGGGGCCGACCCTCTGGCTGCCCGTGGGCGAGAAGGTCCGCTTCATCCTGTCGTCGAACGACGTCATCCACTCCTTCTGGGTGGTCCCCTTCCTGTTCAAGCAGGACGTCATCCCGGGCCACACCAACGTCTTCGAGGTCACCCCGTCCCAAGAGGGCACCTTCATGGGCAAGTGCGCCGAGCTCTGCGGCGTCGACCACTCCCGGATGCTCTTCAACGTCAAGGTCGTCTCCCCGGAGGCGTACAAGGCGCACCTGAAGGAGCTGGCCGAGAAGGGTCAGACCGGCTACCTCCCGGCCGGCATCCAGCAGACCGACCCGGCCCGGAATGCGGAAGTGAACAAACTGTGA